A single window of Luteipulveratus halotolerans DNA harbors:
- a CDS encoding helix-turn-helix domain-containing protein, with protein sequence MATATRRTTADPDGRLTLTVREVAELIGISLSGTYAALNSGEIPGRLRIGGRVLVSRAALQHWLDQVG encoded by the coding sequence GTGGCCACTGCAACGCGACGCACCACAGCCGACCCGGACGGGCGGCTGACGCTGACCGTCCGAGAGGTTGCCGAACTCATCGGAATCTCGCTGAGCGGCACGTACGCCGCGCTGAACAGCGGAGAGATCCCGGGCCGCCTCCGTATCGGCGGCCGTGTACTTGTCTCGCGAGCCGCCCTTCAGCACTGGCTGGATCAGGTCGGCTGA
- a CDS encoding IS256 family transposase, which translates to MTAPHIVDPAGLLGEALAEASPDLMRNLLQSIINTLLSADADAVVGAEYGRPSPSRTAQRNGYRHRDLDTRVGTIDVAVPKLRTGSYFPEWLLERRKRAESALITVVADCYLAGVSTRRMDKLVKTLGIDSLSKSQVSRMATDLDEHVDSFRHRPLGEAGPFTFVAADALTMKVREGGRVINAVVLLATGVNDDGHREVLGLRVATAETGAAWNEFFADLVARGLTGVRLVTSDAHHGLVEAIAASLPGTTWQRCRTHYAANLMSICPKSMWPAVKAMLHSVYDQPDDQAVQAQFDRLIEYTAEKLPAVAEHLAHAREDILAFTAFPKDVWTQIWSNNPAERLNREIRRRTDAVGIFPTRAAIVRLVGAVLAEQTDEWAEGRRYLGLDLLARCRINIVPTTEPDTGVDDLPALTA; encoded by the coding sequence ATGACCGCACCACACATTGTCGACCCTGCTGGCCTGTTGGGTGAAGCCCTGGCCGAAGCGTCCCCTGATCTGATGCGCAACCTGCTGCAGTCGATCATCAACACGTTGCTGTCCGCGGACGCTGACGCGGTCGTGGGCGCCGAGTACGGCCGGCCCAGCCCGTCGCGCACGGCTCAGCGCAACGGGTACCGGCACCGGGACCTGGACACCCGCGTCGGCACGATCGATGTCGCAGTCCCCAAGCTACGCACCGGCAGCTACTTCCCCGAATGGCTGCTGGAACGGCGCAAACGGGCCGAGTCGGCGCTGATCACCGTGGTGGCCGACTGCTACCTCGCCGGGGTGTCCACCCGGCGCATGGACAAGCTGGTGAAGACCCTGGGAATCGACTCGTTGTCGAAGTCGCAGGTCTCGCGGATGGCGACCGACCTGGACGAGCACGTCGACTCCTTCCGCCACCGCCCACTGGGCGAGGCCGGCCCGTTCACGTTCGTGGCCGCCGACGCGCTCACGATGAAGGTCCGCGAGGGCGGCCGGGTCATCAACGCCGTGGTGCTGCTGGCGACCGGCGTCAACGACGACGGGCACCGCGAGGTCCTGGGCCTGCGCGTCGCGACCGCCGAGACCGGCGCGGCGTGGAATGAGTTCTTCGCCGACCTGGTCGCCCGCGGCCTGACCGGGGTGCGGCTGGTCACCTCCGACGCCCACCACGGGCTGGTCGAGGCGATCGCAGCGAGCCTGCCCGGCACGACCTGGCAACGCTGCCGCACCCACTACGCCGCCAACCTCATGTCGATCTGTCCCAAGAGCATGTGGCCGGCGGTCAAGGCGATGCTGCACAGCGTGTACGACCAGCCCGACGACCAAGCCGTACAAGCCCAGTTCGACCGGCTCATCGAGTACACGGCCGAGAAGCTGCCCGCCGTGGCCGAGCACCTCGCACACGCCCGCGAGGACATCCTCGCGTTCACCGCGTTTCCCAAGGACGTGTGGACCCAGATCTGGTCCAACAACCCCGCCGAACGCCTCAACCGCGAGATCCGCCGCCGCACCGACGCCGTCGGCATCTTCCCCACCCGCGCGGCGATCGTGCGGCTGGTCGGCGCGGTCCTGGCCGAGCAGACCGACGAATGGGCCGAAGGCCGCCGCTACCTCGGCCTGGACCTGCTGGCCCGCTGCCGCATCAACATCGTGCCCACCACCGAACCCGACACCGGAGTTGATGACCTGCCCGCCCTGACCGCCTAA
- a CDS encoding tyrosine-type recombinase/integrase, protein MGSLVEAPGGGWVAHWTDRDGMPNEETVRTEAQAVGRIVRRAAAPTTFHGLRHAYISALVAEGVDPSAVASAAGHASAAFTLSRYTHRTAGAADRLRAAGNQVAPNMGQEDLG, encoded by the coding sequence ATGGGCTCCCTCGTCGAGGCCCCCGGCGGCGGATGGGTTGCTCACTGGACCGATCGCGACGGGATGCCCAACGAAGAGACTGTCCGGACCGAGGCTCAGGCGGTCGGCCGCATCGTGCGCCGCGCCGCCGCGCCTACGACCTTCCACGGTCTACGACACGCATACATCTCTGCTCTCGTCGCCGAAGGCGTGGACCCATCTGCGGTCGCTTCGGCGGCGGGCCACGCGTCGGCGGCTTTCACTCTGTCGCGCTACACGCATCGCACTGCCGGTGCCGCCGACCGCCTCCGCGCGGCCGGCAACCAGGTTGCGCCCAACATGGGTCAGGAGGATCTCGGCTGA
- a CDS encoding metallophosphoesterase — MSVVRRVAATTVAAGAASLAWATLVERHWYAVRRAHLPVLAPGSKPRSVLHVSDLHLVPRQEHRIRWVQALAGLEPDYVVNTGDNCSDLHAVPAVLRAFEPLMHVPGAFVLGSNDYFAPQPKNPLRYFDLSHRRGADMGMPSLPVAELVAGFTAGGWTDLTNRRTRTDIRGLDVELVGVDDPHLDYDRYDAVTAPADPRAALTLGVVHAPYTRVLDAMSSDGAQLILAGHTHGGQLAVPFYGALVTNCDLDQRRARGVSRWWPGAVGRPDSEAPSDATWLNVSAGLGHSKYAPARFACRPEASLLTLVPRGAEPIS, encoded by the coding sequence ATGTCTGTCGTACGCCGCGTCGCCGCCACCACCGTCGCCGCGGGCGCTGCAAGCCTCGCCTGGGCGACGCTCGTCGAGCGCCACTGGTACGCCGTGCGCCGGGCCCACCTGCCCGTGCTCGCCCCGGGGTCCAAGCCGCGGAGCGTGCTGCACGTGTCCGACCTGCACCTCGTCCCCCGCCAGGAGCATCGCATCCGCTGGGTGCAGGCGCTCGCCGGCCTGGAGCCCGACTACGTCGTCAACACCGGGGACAACTGCTCCGACCTGCACGCCGTGCCCGCAGTGCTGCGCGCGTTCGAGCCGCTCATGCACGTGCCGGGTGCGTTCGTGCTCGGGTCCAACGACTACTTCGCACCGCAGCCCAAGAACCCGTTGCGCTACTTCGACCTGTCGCACCGGCGCGGCGCCGACATGGGCATGCCGTCACTGCCGGTCGCCGAGCTGGTGGCCGGGTTCACCGCCGGCGGCTGGACCGACCTGACCAACCGGCGTACCCGCACCGACATCCGCGGACTGGACGTCGAGCTGGTCGGCGTCGACGACCCGCACCTGGACTACGACCGCTACGACGCGGTCACCGCACCGGCCGACCCCCGAGCCGCGCTGACGCTGGGAGTCGTGCACGCGCCGTACACCCGCGTGCTCGACGCGATGAGCTCCGACGGCGCCCAGCTGATCCTGGCCGGCCACACCCACGGCGGCCAGCTCGCGGTGCCGTTCTACGGCGCGCTCGTCACCAACTGCGACCTCGACCAGCGGCGCGCCCGCGGCGTCTCACGGTGGTGGCCGGGCGCGGTCGGACGCCCCGACTCCGAGGCTCCGAGCGACGCCACCTGGCTCAACGTGTCGGCCGGTCTGGGCCACAGCAAGTACGCCCCGGCCCGGTTCGCGTGCCGCCCGGAGGCGAGTCTGCTGACCCTCGTGCCCCGAGGTGCCGAACCGATTTCATGA
- a CDS encoding GatB/YqeY domain-containing protein, whose translation MTDLKATLRSDLTDAIKARDQLRSGTIRMTLAAIGNAEVAGKEAKELTDDEVLQVITKEAKKRRESAEAYDGAGRPELAETERAELAVLETYLPKQLTDEQLDALAAEAVAETGASGMAQMGQVMKVVQPKVQGQAEGGRVAAAVKRALGA comes from the coding sequence ATGACCGACCTCAAGGCGACCCTTCGCTCCGACCTGACCGACGCCATCAAGGCGCGCGACCAGCTGCGCTCCGGCACCATCCGCATGACGCTCGCCGCCATCGGCAACGCCGAGGTCGCCGGCAAGGAGGCCAAGGAGCTCACCGACGACGAGGTCCTGCAGGTCATCACCAAGGAGGCCAAGAAGCGTCGCGAGTCGGCCGAGGCGTACGACGGCGCCGGGCGTCCCGAGCTCGCCGAGACCGAGCGGGCCGAGCTGGCCGTTCTGGAGACCTACCTGCCGAAGCAGCTCACCGACGAGCAGCTCGACGCGCTGGCGGCCGAGGCCGTCGCCGAGACCGGCGCGTCCGGGATGGCGCAGATGGGGCAGGTCATGAAGGTCGTCCAGCCCAAGGTGCAGGGCCAGGCCGAGGGCGGCCGGGTCGCAGCGGCGGTGAAGCGAGCGCTCGGCGCCTGA
- a CDS encoding transglycosylase domain-containing protein produces MRQASRVANVMSLLGALLATSLVMGLLAAGLVLPAVGASGQAAKSSVGMFNDLPSDFEVNPLNQQSRILAADGSTIATPYDENRIVVPLSKIAPIMRHAQVAIEDKRFYEHGGADPQGLARAVAANMVSSGTQGGSTLTQQYVKVVQADQARKSGNKEEAERAISRTGTEGYLRKLQQLKYAITLEGRMTKDQILEGYLNTVYYGDQQYGVEAAARHYFGVPASKLSISQAATLAGVVQRPGQTDPIHNPEDSTHRRNEVLNRMLAQKYITPQQHATATARKMKDDLNVTNFDQSCASSKYPYYCYYVQDWLLQQPSLGKTPRERLKTLQTGGLIIQTAMDPKKMAILDRQIKSRVPVGNDADVQAAAVQVQPGTGLVQAMGQNTTYDNRGGVGKSAANYVVQKTENPRAGFSVGSAGKIFAIITALEKGRKVNSPAKIPPYNTVRDGDPARIFTKKEFPSPCGVGRTPWIVRNDHTVPPRTSTLTEITGESVNTAFAQLVSEIGACDVGKTIDKLGVHKPNGDLELKTPSTVTLGAYSTPLMIANAYATVASGGMYCSPRPVVSIKNTRGKALPIQTSACKRVLSQPVAAGTAKIFHAPLAKGGTAFGNGLAGGRDAFGKTGTEGGATSTWFVGSTPQLTTATWVGRAQDGKNGSKRVDGQLVPLRDLTLAGKFIKSYVYGGTVAAPMWKSIMDESLKGQPVMKFPQPPQSIMGTPPKSTDKPSDKPSTASPAAFKEDDDDKPKATPRSTPTVQAPRPQPTWPFPLPDRPRDRDKGKDRPKPGWTFPPPRD; encoded by the coding sequence ATGCGTCAAGCGTCCCGCGTGGCCAATGTCATGAGCCTTCTCGGAGCCCTGCTGGCCACCTCGCTGGTCATGGGGCTTCTCGCTGCCGGGCTGGTCCTCCCGGCGGTCGGTGCGTCCGGCCAGGCGGCCAAGTCGAGCGTCGGCATGTTCAACGACCTGCCGTCCGACTTCGAGGTCAACCCGCTCAACCAGCAGTCGCGCATCCTCGCTGCCGACGGCTCGACGATCGCGACGCCATACGACGAGAACCGCATCGTCGTCCCGCTGTCGAAGATCGCGCCGATCATGCGGCACGCGCAGGTCGCGATCGAGGACAAGCGGTTCTACGAGCACGGCGGCGCTGACCCGCAGGGTCTGGCCCGTGCGGTCGCCGCCAACATGGTGAGCAGCGGCACCCAGGGTGGTTCGACGCTGACGCAGCAGTACGTCAAGGTCGTCCAGGCCGACCAGGCCCGCAAGTCGGGCAACAAGGAGGAGGCCGAGCGCGCGATCTCGCGCACCGGCACCGAGGGCTACCTGCGCAAGCTGCAGCAGCTGAAGTACGCCATCACGCTCGAGGGTCGGATGACCAAGGACCAGATCCTCGAGGGCTACCTCAACACGGTCTACTACGGCGACCAGCAGTACGGCGTCGAGGCCGCGGCCCGCCACTACTTCGGCGTCCCGGCGTCCAAGCTGAGCATCAGCCAGGCGGCGACGCTCGCAGGTGTCGTGCAGCGCCCGGGTCAGACCGACCCGATCCACAACCCCGAGGACTCCACGCACCGCCGCAACGAGGTCCTCAACCGGATGCTCGCGCAGAAGTACATCACCCCGCAGCAGCACGCCACGGCGACCGCTCGCAAGATGAAGGACGACCTCAACGTCACCAACTTCGACCAGTCGTGTGCGTCGTCGAAGTACCCGTACTACTGCTACTACGTCCAGGACTGGCTGCTCCAGCAGCCCTCGCTCGGCAAGACGCCGCGCGAGCGCCTGAAGACCCTGCAGACCGGCGGGCTGATCATCCAGACCGCGATGGACCCCAAGAAGATGGCCATCCTCGACAGGCAGATCAAGTCGCGCGTCCCCGTCGGCAATGACGCGGACGTCCAGGCCGCCGCCGTCCAGGTTCAGCCCGGCACCGGCCTGGTGCAGGCCATGGGCCAGAACACCACCTACGACAACCGCGGCGGCGTCGGCAAGAGCGCGGCCAACTACGTCGTCCAGAAGACCGAGAACCCGCGTGCGGGCTTCTCCGTCGGATCGGCCGGCAAGATCTTCGCGATCATCACCGCGCTCGAGAAGGGCCGGAAGGTCAACTCGCCGGCCAAGATCCCGCCGTACAACACGGTGCGCGACGGTGACCCCGCACGAATCTTCACGAAGAAGGAGTTCCCCTCACCGTGCGGCGTGGGTCGCACGCCCTGGATCGTGCGCAACGACCACACGGTCCCGCCGCGGACGAGCACCCTCACCGAGATCACGGGAGAGTCGGTCAACACCGCGTTCGCTCAGCTCGTCAGCGAGATCGGCGCATGCGATGTGGGCAAGACGATCGACAAGCTCGGTGTGCACAAGCCCAACGGGGACCTCGAGCTGAAGACGCCGTCGACGGTCACCCTGGGTGCGTACAGCACGCCGTTGATGATCGCCAACGCGTACGCGACGGTCGCCTCGGGCGGCATGTACTGCTCTCCGCGCCCGGTCGTCTCGATCAAGAACACCCGCGGCAAGGCCCTGCCCATCCAGACGAGCGCGTGCAAGCGCGTCCTCAGCCAGCCCGTGGCAGCAGGCACGGCCAAGATCTTCCACGCACCGCTCGCCAAGGGTGGCACGGCGTTCGGCAACGGCCTCGCCGGCGGACGCGACGCCTTCGGCAAGACCGGTACCGAGGGCGGCGCCACGTCGACCTGGTTCGTCGGTTCGACCCCGCAGCTCACCACCGCGACGTGGGTCGGTCGTGCGCAGGACGGCAAGAACGGCAGCAAGCGCGTCGACGGGCAGCTCGTGCCGCTGCGTGACCTCACGCTGGCGGGCAAGTTCATCAAGAGCTACGTCTACGGTGGCACGGTCGCTGCACCCATGTGGAAGTCGATCATGGACGAGTCGCTGAAGGGCCAGCCCGTGATGAAGTTCCCGCAGCCGCCTCAGAGCATCATGGGCACGCCACCTAAGAGCACCGACAAGCCGAGCGACAAGCCCTCCACGGCCTCCCCCGCGGCGTTCAAGGAGGACGACGACGACAAGCCGAAGGCCACGCCGCGCTCGACGCCGACCGTGCAGGCGCCGCGCCCCCAGCCGACGTGGCCCTTCCCGCTGCCGGACCGCCCGCGCGACCGTGACAAGGGCAAGGACAGGCCCAAGCCCGGCTGGACGTTCCCGCCGCCGCGAGACTGA
- a CDS encoding WhiB family transcriptional regulator: MTAIAAETPLWDENWAARAVCRSGSPDELFAKGAAQQTAKVICQRCPVVAECLADALDNRTEYGVWGGMTERERRALLRRRPEVRSWASLFKTARADEANTLA; this comes from the coding sequence ATGACAGCAATTGCTGCTGAAACTCCGCTGTGGGACGAGAACTGGGCTGCGCGCGCTGTGTGCCGCTCCGGATCGCCCGACGAGCTGTTCGCCAAGGGCGCTGCCCAGCAGACCGCCAAGGTGATCTGCCAGCGCTGCCCGGTCGTCGCCGAATGTCTGGCCGACGCCCTGGACAACCGCACCGAGTACGGCGTGTGGGGCGGGATGACCGAGCGCGAGCGCCGCGCTCTGCTGCGTCGTCGCCCCGAGGTCCGATCCTGGGCCAGCCTGTTCAAGACCGCCCGCGCGGACGAGGCCAACACCCTGGCCTGA
- a CDS encoding ArsA family ATPase translates to MDALSIDPLIASSATRTVVCCGSGGVGKTTTAAAIAVRAAESGRRVAVLTIDPARRLAQALGLEEMGNEPVAVPTVDTSAGGSLDAMMLDMKRTFDEVVLNHSTPEKAQQILANPFYQAVSSSFAGTQEYMAMERLGQLIAERVDGEPRWDLIVVDTPPSRSALDFLDAPKRLGSFLDGRFIRLLTAPAKVGGRAYLKVVSVGMGAVSGAMTKVLGAQLLTDVQTFVAALDTMFGGFRERAESTYALLQDPGTAFVVVATPERDALREASYFVDRLAEEGMPLAGLVVNRVQMTYVPSVSAARATAAAEVLDGEDDRNGWSGADSAALLRVHADLADHAARHASAIGRFTASHPDIALVQVPAAAHDVNDVDELRSIGDSLAGV, encoded by the coding sequence ATGGACGCACTCAGCATCGACCCGCTCATCGCCAGCAGCGCCACCCGCACGGTCGTGTGCTGCGGCTCCGGGGGCGTCGGCAAGACCACGACGGCCGCGGCGATCGCGGTGCGCGCGGCCGAGTCCGGACGCCGGGTGGCCGTGCTCACCATCGACCCCGCCCGCCGGCTCGCGCAGGCGCTCGGCCTGGAGGAGATGGGCAACGAACCCGTGGCGGTGCCCACGGTCGACACCTCCGCGGGCGGCTCGCTCGACGCGATGATGCTCGACATGAAGCGCACCTTCGACGAGGTCGTGCTCAACCACTCGACCCCTGAGAAGGCGCAGCAGATCCTGGCCAACCCGTTCTACCAAGCGGTGTCGAGCTCGTTCGCGGGCACGCAGGAGTACATGGCGATGGAGCGGCTGGGGCAGCTGATCGCCGAGCGGGTCGACGGTGAGCCGCGCTGGGACCTGATCGTCGTCGACACGCCTCCGTCACGGTCGGCCCTGGACTTCCTCGACGCACCCAAGCGGCTCGGGTCGTTCCTGGACGGCCGGTTCATCCGGCTGCTGACCGCGCCGGCCAAGGTCGGCGGCCGGGCCTACCTCAAGGTCGTCTCGGTCGGCATGGGCGCGGTGAGCGGAGCGATGACCAAGGTTCTCGGCGCCCAGCTGCTCACCGACGTACAGACGTTCGTCGCGGCTCTCGACACGATGTTCGGCGGGTTCCGGGAGCGGGCCGAGTCGACGTACGCGCTGCTGCAGGACCCCGGGACGGCGTTCGTCGTGGTGGCGACGCCCGAGCGGGACGCGTTGCGCGAGGCGTCGTACTTCGTCGATCGGCTGGCCGAGGAGGGCATGCCGCTGGCGGGACTCGTGGTCAACCGGGTGCAGATGACCTACGTGCCGTCGGTGTCGGCCGCACGTGCCACAGCCGCCGCAGAGGTCCTCGACGGTGAGGACGACCGCAACGGCTGGTCGGGTGCCGACAGTGCGGCGCTGCTGCGGGTCCACGCGGATCTGGCGGACCACGCCGCGCGTCACGCGTCGGCGATCGGACGTTTCACGGCATCGCACCCGGACATCGCCCTGGTGCAGGTGCCGGCGGCTGCACACGACGTGAACGACGTGGACGAGCTGCGGAGCATCGGGGACAGTCTGGCCGGCGTCTGA
- a CDS encoding ArsA-related P-loop ATPase, producing MTDNRPSGADWSGVRLHIVTGKGGTGKTTVAASLAMALASEGRRVLLAEVESRQGISRTFDVAQLGDDERRVARGLHGGEVVGLSIDAKAALMEYLQMFYKLGRAGGVLEKFGVVDFATTIAPGARDVLLIGKVYEAVRRREGKRKNGPHLYDAVVLDAPPTGRVGRFLNVNHEVAGLAKVGPIRQQADSITAMLRSPATVVHLVTLLEEMPVQETIDAAAEIERIGLRVGGLVINQEREQQLTDAAIDALRRDPDDVAALETDLATAGLRVGPTLVNGLVQTGLDLGDRLDMETRERKALTALDRPTYHLPLLHEGLDAGGLRELADALVGQGMA from the coding sequence GTGACCGACAACCGCCCCAGCGGGGCCGACTGGAGCGGCGTGCGGCTGCACATCGTCACCGGCAAGGGCGGCACCGGCAAGACCACCGTCGCCGCGTCCCTGGCCATGGCGCTCGCGAGCGAGGGACGCCGGGTCCTGCTCGCCGAGGTCGAGAGCCGTCAAGGCATCAGCCGCACCTTCGACGTCGCCCAGCTCGGCGACGACGAGCGCCGGGTGGCCCGCGGTCTGCACGGCGGTGAGGTGGTCGGCCTGTCGATCGACGCCAAGGCCGCGCTCATGGAATACCTCCAGATGTTCTACAAGCTCGGCCGCGCCGGTGGCGTGCTCGAGAAGTTCGGCGTCGTCGACTTCGCCACCACCATCGCGCCGGGTGCCCGGGACGTGCTGCTGATCGGCAAGGTCTACGAGGCCGTCCGGCGGCGCGAGGGCAAGCGCAAGAACGGCCCCCACCTGTACGACGCCGTGGTGCTCGACGCGCCGCCCACCGGCCGCGTCGGCCGGTTCCTCAATGTCAACCACGAGGTCGCGGGCCTGGCCAAGGTCGGCCCGATCCGTCAGCAGGCCGACTCGATCACCGCGATGCTGCGCTCCCCTGCGACCGTCGTCCACCTCGTGACGCTGCTGGAGGAGATGCCGGTGCAGGAGACCATCGACGCGGCTGCCGAGATCGAACGCATCGGGCTGCGCGTGGGCGGGCTGGTGATCAACCAGGAGCGCGAGCAGCAGCTGACCGACGCCGCCATCGACGCACTGCGCCGCGACCCCGACGACGTCGCCGCGCTCGAGACCGACCTCGCCACCGCCGGCCTGCGGGTCGGCCCCACGCTGGTCAACGGGCTCGTGCAGACCGGCCTCGACCTGGGCGACCGCCTCGACATGGAGACGCGCGAACGCAAGGCGCTGACTGCCCTGGACCGACCGACGTACCACCTGCCGCTGCTCCACGAGGGGCTCGACGCCGGCGGGCTGCGCGAGCTCGCCGATGCGCTGGTCGGTCAGGGGATGGCGTGA
- a CDS encoding NAD(P)/FAD-dependent oxidoreductase produces MSKERLTPVRGSGRAHVVVVGAGMVGLSTAWFLQEHDVDVTVVERSGVAAGSSWGNAGWISPGLSVPLSDPSVLKYGMKAVLDPNSPLYVPLKPDARLARFMLGFARRCTPGQWMRTMHHYVPVNQRALSAYDALETGGVKAISHEAPIMAAFLKAADAAGLEHEIELIHEAGLDLETTEVDNATLRAELPIVSDKVERAIRIGGQRYIDPGAYVEALAASVQERGGDVVIGSNVRALRHGPQGVTVEMVSGEPVHGDAVVLATGAWLPELAARCGVKVPLRAGRGYSFSVAVTEPTARPVPSPVYFPYERVACTPYGDRLRVGGTMEFADTEAPLNADRVEAIVRSGRPLLTGVDWDDREDVWVGGRPVTVDGLPLVGATKVPRVWVNGGHGMWGITLGPLSGQLLAEQMVSGVVPRELVPFDPTR; encoded by the coding sequence ATGAGCAAGGAGCGGCTGACCCCGGTGCGGGGCTCAGGTCGTGCGCACGTCGTGGTCGTCGGTGCCGGCATGGTCGGGCTCTCGACCGCGTGGTTCCTGCAGGAGCACGACGTCGACGTAACGGTGGTCGAGCGCAGCGGTGTCGCCGCCGGCAGCTCGTGGGGCAACGCCGGCTGGATCTCGCCCGGTCTGAGCGTGCCGCTGTCGGACCCGTCGGTGCTGAAGTACGGCATGAAGGCCGTGCTCGACCCCAACTCGCCGCTCTACGTGCCGCTCAAGCCCGACGCGCGCCTCGCGCGGTTCATGCTCGGGTTCGCCCGCCGCTGCACGCCCGGTCAGTGGATGCGCACCATGCACCACTACGTGCCGGTCAACCAGCGGGCGTTGTCGGCGTACGACGCCCTCGAGACCGGTGGTGTCAAAGCGATCTCGCACGAGGCGCCGATCATGGCGGCCTTCCTCAAGGCGGCCGACGCGGCCGGGCTCGAGCACGAGATCGAGCTCATCCACGAGGCCGGCCTCGACCTCGAGACGACCGAGGTCGACAACGCCACGCTGCGCGCCGAGCTGCCGATCGTGTCCGACAAGGTCGAGCGCGCCATCCGTATCGGCGGCCAGCGCTACATCGACCCGGGCGCCTACGTCGAGGCGCTCGCCGCGTCCGTGCAGGAGCGCGGCGGCGACGTCGTCATCGGCTCCAACGTGCGCGCGCTGCGTCACGGCCCGCAGGGCGTCACGGTCGAGATGGTGTCCGGCGAGCCGGTGCACGGCGACGCCGTCGTGCTCGCCACCGGCGCGTGGCTGCCCGAGCTCGCGGCGCGCTGCGGTGTCAAGGTGCCGCTGCGCGCCGGTCGCGGCTACTCGTTCTCGGTCGCGGTCACCGAGCCGACCGCCCGGCCTGTGCCGAGCCCCGTCTACTTCCCGTACGAGCGCGTCGCCTGTACGCCGTACGGCGACCGCCTGCGTGTCGGCGGCACGATGGAGTTCGCCGACACCGAGGCCCCGCTCAACGCCGACCGCGTCGAGGCCATCGTGCGCTCGGGCCGACCGCTGCTGACCGGTGTCGACTGGGACGACCGCGAGGACGTCTGGGTCGGCGGCAGGCCTGTCACGGTCGACGGTCTCCCGCTCGTCGGCGCCACCAAGGTGCCGCGCGTGTGGGTCAACGGCGGCCACGGCATGTGGGGCATCACCCTCGGTCCGCTGTCCGGTCAGCTGCTGGCCGAGCAGATGGTGAGCGGTGTCGTACCCCGCGAGCTGGTGCCGTTCGACCCGACCCGGTGA
- a CDS encoding DUF4177 domain-containing protein produces MIHATKQILDQWGEDGWELVQVVPGPDGNGLVAYLKRPKES; encoded by the coding sequence ATGATCCACGCGACCAAGCAGATCCTCGACCAGTGGGGCGAGGACGGCTGGGAGCTGGTGCAGGTCGTGCCCGGTCCTGACGGCAACGGCCTGGTCGCCTACCTGAAGCGTCCGAAGGAGAGCTGA